One Kitasatospora sp. MAP12-44 DNA segment encodes these proteins:
- a CDS encoding GDSL-type esterase/lipase family protein produces MHTIKLDWITTPFTADILRGALELERTARGVLPHRLPARARAQCSDGQLAMAQAQPSGVRLAFRTRATAIELDTLPTKRVYLGAPPRPDGVYDLLIDGRLAAQAGATGGNTLTIDMTTGSADTTPGPVATLRFTDLPDATKDVEIWLPHNESTELVALRTDAPVEPVPDRGRKVWLHHGSSISHGSDAASPSTTWPALAAALGGVELINLGLGGSALLDPFTARAMRDTPADLISVKIGINLVNTDLMRLRAFTPAVHGFLDTIREGHPRTPLLVVSPILCPIHEDTPGPSAPDLTALSAGRLLFRATGDPAERASGKLTLRVIREELVRITAQRSAEDPNLHYLDGHRLYGPSDSADLPLPDQLHPDAATHRRIGERFAGLAFTAAGPFPPSGEPAPR; encoded by the coding sequence ATGCACACCATCAAGCTCGACTGGATCACCACGCCGTTCACCGCGGACATCCTGCGCGGCGCCCTCGAACTGGAGCGCACCGCACGCGGAGTGCTGCCGCACCGGCTGCCCGCCCGGGCCCGCGCCCAGTGCTCCGACGGACAGCTCGCCATGGCGCAGGCCCAGCCCTCCGGCGTACGGCTGGCCTTCCGGACCCGCGCGACCGCCATCGAACTGGACACCCTGCCCACCAAGCGGGTCTACCTGGGCGCCCCACCCCGCCCGGACGGCGTCTACGACCTGCTCATCGACGGCCGCCTCGCCGCGCAGGCCGGCGCAACCGGCGGCAACACCCTCACCATCGACATGACCACCGGCTCCGCCGACACCACGCCCGGCCCGGTCGCCACCCTGCGCTTCACCGACCTGCCCGACGCCACCAAGGACGTCGAGATCTGGCTGCCGCACAACGAGAGCACCGAACTCGTCGCCCTGCGCACCGACGCCCCGGTCGAGCCCGTACCGGACCGGGGCCGCAAAGTCTGGCTGCACCACGGCAGTTCGATCAGCCACGGCTCCGACGCCGCGAGCCCGTCCACCACCTGGCCCGCGCTCGCCGCCGCCCTCGGCGGTGTGGAACTGATCAACCTCGGCCTGGGCGGCAGCGCCCTGCTCGACCCGTTCACCGCCCGCGCCATGCGTGACACCCCCGCCGACCTGATCAGCGTCAAGATCGGCATCAACCTGGTCAACACCGACCTGATGCGCCTGCGCGCCTTCACCCCCGCCGTCCACGGCTTCCTCGACACCATCCGCGAGGGCCACCCCCGCACACCGCTGCTTGTCGTCTCGCCGATCCTGTGCCCGATCCACGAGGACACGCCCGGCCCCAGCGCCCCGGACCTCACTGCCCTCAGCGCCGGACGACTGCTCTTCCGGGCCACGGGCGATCCGGCGGAGCGCGCGAGCGGGAAGCTGACCCTGCGCGTGATCCGGGAGGAGCTGGTCCGGATCACGGCGCAGCGTTCGGCCGAGGACCCGAACCTGCACTACCTCGACGGCCACCGCCTCTACGGCCCGTCCGACTCCGCCGACCTCCCGCTGCCCGACCAGCTCCACCCGGACGCCGCGACCCACCGCCGCATCGGCGAACGCTTCGCCGGCCTGGCCTTCACCGCCGCCGGCCCCTTCCCGCCCTCCGGCGAACCTGCACCGCGTTAG
- a CDS encoding DUF427 domain-containing protein: MSEYSEQPGYPAVNTQVNHVEPVPRRIRAVLAGETVLDTTQARYVWEVPYYPQYYIPLADVRADLLVADGGDAGDPQESPRGRVERYGLRAGGADRPGAARVLRESPIAALSGTARFDWDALDAWYEEDEQVFVHPRNPYVRVDALRSTRTIRVERDGAVLAESSSPVMVFETGLPTRYYLNRTDVDFTRLVPSDTVTACPYKGTTTGYWSARVGERLHPDVAWCYDFPTAPLLPIAGLIAFYNERVDLFIDGHRIERPKRR; the protein is encoded by the coding sequence GTGAGCGAGTACTCGGAGCAGCCGGGCTATCCGGCGGTGAACACGCAGGTCAACCATGTCGAGCCGGTGCCGCGGCGGATCCGCGCGGTGCTGGCGGGCGAGACCGTCCTGGACACGACACAGGCCCGCTACGTCTGGGAGGTGCCCTACTACCCCCAGTACTACATCCCGCTGGCCGACGTCCGCGCCGACCTGCTGGTGGCGGACGGGGGCGATGCGGGCGACCCTCAGGAGAGCCCTCGGGGCAGGGTCGAGCGCTACGGGCTGCGAGCGGGCGGCGCCGATCGGCCGGGCGCGGCCAGGGTGCTGCGGGAGTCGCCGATCGCCGCTCTCAGCGGGACGGCGCGCTTCGACTGGGACGCCCTCGACGCCTGGTACGAGGAGGACGAGCAGGTCTTCGTCCACCCGCGCAACCCGTATGTGCGGGTGGACGCGCTGCGTTCGACCCGTACGATCCGCGTCGAGCGCGACGGCGCGGTGCTCGCCGAGTCCTCGTCGCCGGTGATGGTCTTCGAGACCGGTCTGCCGACGCGCTACTACCTCAACCGCACCGATGTCGACTTCACCCGTCTGGTCCCCAGCGACACCGTCACCGCCTGCCCGTACAAGGGGACGACCACCGGCTACTGGAGCGCCCGGGTCGGCGAGCGGCTGCACCCGGACGTCGCCTGGTGCTACGACTTCCCCACCGCGCCACTGCTGCCCATCGCCGGCCTGATCGCGTTCTACAACGAGCGGGTCGACCTCTTCATCGACGGCCACCGGATCGAGCGCCCGAAGAGGCGGTAG
- a CDS encoding sodium:solute symporter family protein: MNVLGAASLRLDAGPIDYALLLFYFALVLGIGTLARRSVSTSLDFFLSGRSLPAWVTGLAFISANLGAVEIFGMTANGAQFGIPTVHYYWIGAIPAMVFLGLVMMPFYYGSQVRSVPEFLARRFGRFAHLVNALSFALAQVLIAGVNLYALATVVNALLGWPLWVSIMVAAAIVLAYTSLGGLSAAVYNEVMQFFVIVAMLVPLTLVGLHRVGGWSGLSHRIRAVNTDADAQLHAWPGSNLTGISNATLSVLGIVFGLGFVLSFGYWTTNFAEVQRALAARSMSAARRTPLIGAYPKALLPLVIVIPGMLAAVLSPELAAYKASGGKLSNGVTYNNAIELLIRDLLPNGMLGVAITGLLAAFMAGMAANVSSFNTVFTYDLWQAYVVKDRPDAYYLRVGRTATVAGCVIAIGTAFIASGYNNIMDYLQTLFSFFNAPLFATFILGMFWKRTTPMAGGIGLIVGTASAVTVDQLSRHHVLSLSGQGPSFVAASAAFVLDITVSVAVSLVTEPKPDSELVGLVWSLTPRDTIKDGDTQQDAGWYRNPALLGAGALLIATVLNVVFW; encoded by the coding sequence ATGAACGTCCTAGGCGCCGCGAGCCTGCGACTGGACGCCGGACCGATCGACTACGCCCTGCTCCTCTTCTACTTCGCGCTGGTGCTCGGCATCGGCACCCTCGCCCGCCGCTCGGTCTCCACCAGCCTGGACTTCTTCCTGTCGGGGCGTTCGCTGCCCGCCTGGGTCACCGGCCTGGCGTTCATCTCCGCCAACCTCGGGGCGGTCGAGATCTTCGGGATGACCGCCAACGGCGCGCAGTTCGGCATCCCGACCGTGCACTACTACTGGATCGGCGCCATCCCGGCCATGGTCTTCCTGGGCCTGGTGATGATGCCGTTCTACTACGGCTCCCAGGTGCGCAGCGTCCCGGAGTTCCTGGCGCGGCGCTTCGGCCGGTTCGCCCACCTGGTGAACGCGCTCAGCTTCGCGCTCGCCCAGGTGCTGATCGCCGGGGTGAACCTGTACGCGCTGGCCACCGTGGTCAACGCGCTGCTCGGCTGGCCGCTATGGGTCTCCATCATGGTCGCCGCGGCGATCGTGCTGGCCTACACCTCGCTCGGCGGGCTGTCCGCCGCGGTCTACAACGAGGTGATGCAGTTCTTCGTGATCGTGGCGATGCTGGTCCCGCTCACCCTGGTCGGCCTGCACCGGGTCGGCGGCTGGAGCGGCCTGAGCCACCGGATCCGGGCAGTGAACACCGATGCTGACGCCCAGTTGCACGCCTGGCCGGGCAGCAACCTCACCGGTATCTCCAATGCCACGCTCTCCGTGCTCGGCATCGTCTTCGGCCTGGGCTTCGTGCTCTCCTTCGGCTACTGGACGACGAACTTCGCCGAGGTGCAGCGCGCCCTGGCGGCCCGGAGCATGTCGGCGGCCCGGCGCACCCCGCTGATCGGCGCGTACCCCAAGGCGCTGCTGCCGCTGGTGATCGTGATCCCCGGCATGCTGGCCGCGGTGCTCTCCCCGGAGTTGGCCGCGTACAAGGCCAGCGGGGGGAAGCTGTCCAACGGGGTGACGTACAACAACGCGATCGAGCTGCTGATCCGCGACCTGCTGCCCAACGGCATGCTGGGCGTGGCGATCACCGGGCTGCTGGCCGCCTTCATGGCCGGCATGGCGGCCAACGTCAGCTCGTTCAACACGGTCTTCACGTACGACCTCTGGCAGGCCTACGTGGTCAAGGACCGGCCGGACGCGTACTACCTGCGGGTCGGCCGCACGGCCACCGTGGCCGGCTGCGTGATCGCGATCGGCACCGCGTTCATCGCCAGTGGCTACAACAACATCATGGACTACCTCCAGACGCTGTTCTCCTTCTTCAACGCCCCGCTCTTCGCCACCTTCATCCTGGGCATGTTCTGGAAGCGGACCACCCCGATGGCGGGCGGCATCGGCCTGATCGTCGGCACCGCCTCGGCCGTGACGGTGGACCAGCTCAGCCGGCACCACGTCCTGAGCCTGTCCGGCCAGGGCCCCAGCTTCGTCGCGGCGAGCGCGGCGTTCGTGCTGGACATCACGGTCAGCGTCGCGGTGTCGCTGGTCACCGAGCCCAAGCCGGACAGCGAACTGGTCGGCCTGGTCTGGTCGTTGACCCCGCGGGACACCATCAAGGACGGGGACACCCAGCAGGACGCCGGCTGGTACCGCAACCCGGCCCTGCTCGGGGCGGGGGCACTGCTGATCGCCACCGTCCTCAATGTCGTCTTCTGGTGA
- a CDS encoding DUF998 domain-containing protein, protein MRLIPWWALLSSGCAPVVLIGGWVTTGLLRGSDYNPVTDTISALEADGAPGRWLMVSSLAALGICHLVTAIGLRAAVFAGRVALAGGGVASFLVAMFPQPLHGGSFRHGVVTVLGFSLLCVWPYLAAVRGRSAPWGLRPVPSIVVTLLMLAGAWWFLVALNHHGAAGVAERLVTATQALWPFAVAVSCVRFAPVAAAGALDQRRRQRR, encoded by the coding sequence ATGCGACTCATCCCCTGGTGGGCCCTGCTTTCGTCCGGCTGCGCGCCGGTCGTCCTGATCGGTGGCTGGGTGACGACGGGCCTCCTGCGCGGGTCCGACTACAACCCGGTCACCGATACGATCAGCGCCCTCGAGGCCGATGGAGCCCCCGGCCGCTGGCTGATGGTCAGCTCGCTGGCCGCGCTGGGGATCTGCCACCTGGTCACCGCGATCGGCCTGCGCGCCGCCGTGTTCGCCGGCCGGGTCGCGCTGGCGGGTGGGGGAGTGGCGTCGTTCCTGGTGGCGATGTTCCCGCAGCCGCTGCACGGCGGCTCGTTTCGGCACGGCGTGGTGACGGTCCTCGGCTTCTCGCTGCTGTGCGTCTGGCCGTATCTGGCCGCCGTCCGCGGCCGCTCCGCGCCCTGGGGGCTGCGGCCCGTGCCGTCGATCGTGGTGACCCTGCTGATGCTGGCCGGGGCCTGGTGGTTCCTGGTCGCGCTGAACCACCACGGCGCCGCGGGCGTGGCCGAGCGCCTGGTGACGGCCACCCAGGCGCTCTGGCCGTTCGCCGTCGCGGTCTCCTGCGTACGGTTCGCACCGGTGGCCGCTGCCGGTGCGCTCGATCAGCGCAGGCGGCAGCGACGGTGA
- a CDS encoding agmatine deiminase family protein — protein MGIDRRSMLAIAGLTTVGVVWAANSGPAQVARADTPGCPTPSPTPTPTPTPTGTPTGGGGSGTLAVPLDSVPHTRTWMAWPDSTAIYGSKLAGMQANIALIARTIAKYEPVYLCANAASVSKARSACGSSVTVLGTIPVDDCWMRDSGPVFRTSPAGGLDAIGLNFNGWGNHQTHANDALVAGRVASYLGLTFTAAGLVSEGGAIEADGAGTLMATKSSIIDPNRNPNLSQAQIEAAMCAAYGASKVIWFTGISGQDITNDHVDATSRFLAPGAGLVQTPNSADPADQWSNDETQQYNTLSSSTDAQGAAIRVTKLQSPDYNLIRATSQNFVDSYANYYVCNGAVISAQFGDSTADANAKAVLTALFPGRVIEQLNIDNLGNQGGGIHCVTQPQPAAP, from the coding sequence GTGGGCATCGACCGCAGGAGCATGCTGGCGATCGCGGGGTTGACCACGGTCGGCGTCGTCTGGGCGGCGAACAGCGGCCCGGCCCAGGTCGCGCGGGCCGACACCCCCGGCTGCCCGACCCCTTCGCCCACCCCGACCCCCACCCCCACCCCCACCGGGACGCCCACCGGCGGCGGGGGGAGCGGCACCCTCGCCGTCCCGCTCGACAGCGTCCCGCACACCCGCACCTGGATGGCCTGGCCCGACAGCACGGCCATCTACGGCAGCAAGCTGGCCGGTATGCAGGCCAACATCGCGCTGATCGCCAGGACCATCGCGAAGTACGAGCCGGTCTACCTCTGCGCCAACGCGGCCAGCGTCTCCAAGGCGCGCTCCGCGTGCGGGTCCTCGGTGACCGTCCTCGGCACGATCCCGGTCGACGACTGCTGGATGCGCGACAGCGGCCCGGTCTTCCGCACCAGCCCGGCGGGCGGCCTCGACGCGATCGGGCTGAACTTCAACGGCTGGGGCAACCACCAGACCCACGCCAACGACGCCCTGGTCGCCGGCCGGGTCGCCTCCTACCTCGGACTGACCTTCACCGCTGCCGGCCTGGTCAGCGAGGGCGGCGCGATCGAGGCCGACGGCGCCGGCACGCTGATGGCGACCAAGAGCAGCATCATCGACCCGAACCGCAACCCGAACCTGAGCCAGGCCCAGATCGAGGCCGCGATGTGCGCCGCGTACGGCGCCTCGAAGGTGATCTGGTTCACCGGGATCTCCGGCCAGGACATCACCAACGACCACGTGGACGCGACCTCGCGCTTCCTGGCCCCCGGCGCGGGCCTGGTCCAGACCCCCAACTCGGCCGACCCGGCGGACCAGTGGTCGAACGACGAGACCCAGCAGTACAACACGCTGTCCTCCTCGACCGACGCGCAGGGCGCGGCGATCCGGGTCACCAAGCTCCAGTCCCCCGACTACAACCTGATCCGTGCGACCAGTCAGAACTTCGTCGACTCCTACGCCAACTACTACGTCTGCAACGGGGCGGTGATCTCCGCCCAGTTCGGCGACTCCACCGCCGACGCCAACGCCAAGGCGGTGCTGACCGCGCTGTTCCCCGGCCGGGTCATCGAGCAGCTCAACATCGACAACCTCGGCAACCAGGGCGGCGGCATCCACTGCGTCACCCAGCCCCAACCGGCAGCTCCGTAG
- a CDS encoding agmatine deiminase family protein, with protein sequence MNDPRSPRLSWVDRDDVPHARTWMSWPSRTSIWGRRLLGGVQQDIALIARTIARYEQVVLCAPDDYSASQARSLCGPRATVIDSIPTDDLWMRDIAPVFRRTARGGLDTVGLNFNGWGRKQTHHYDADVARAVAAQLRLPFSEAEFVGEGGAIEADGDGTLMATESSLVNKNRNRGMSRDEVEEAVLEAYGAQKMIWVPGVRGKDITDNHIDVTSRFIRPGVVMVQLPPQDRNDVWARDAREQFTSLSGATDARGRRLQVIRVDGPDTVRSRDSKFVDSYLNFHVVNGAVIAAQFGDVVKDDAARRALAAAFPGREVVQLDVDRLMGGGGGIHCSTMHEPLP encoded by the coding sequence ATGAATGACCCCCGTAGCCCCCGCCTCAGCTGGGTCGACCGCGACGACGTCCCGCACGCGCGGACCTGGATGTCCTGGCCGTCGCGCACCTCGATCTGGGGCCGGCGACTGCTGGGCGGCGTGCAGCAGGACATCGCGCTGATCGCCCGGACCATCGCCCGCTACGAGCAGGTCGTGCTGTGCGCACCCGACGACTACAGCGCGTCGCAGGCGCGGTCACTGTGCGGGCCCCGGGCGACCGTGATCGACTCGATCCCCACGGACGACCTGTGGATGCGCGACATCGCCCCGGTGTTCCGGCGCACCGCGCGCGGCGGGCTGGACACCGTCGGCCTCAACTTCAACGGGTGGGGCCGCAAGCAGACCCACCACTATGACGCCGACGTGGCCCGGGCCGTCGCCGCGCAGCTCCGACTCCCCTTCAGCGAGGCGGAGTTCGTCGGCGAGGGCGGGGCGATCGAGGCCGACGGCGACGGCACTCTGATGGCCACCGAGAGCAGCCTGGTCAACAAGAACCGCAACCGCGGCATGAGCCGGGACGAGGTCGAGGAAGCCGTCCTGGAGGCGTACGGCGCGCAGAAGATGATCTGGGTCCCCGGCGTCCGGGGCAAGGACATCACCGACAACCACATCGACGTCACCTCGCGCTTCATCCGCCCCGGTGTCGTGATGGTGCAACTACCCCCGCAGGACCGCAACGACGTCTGGGCCCGCGACGCGCGCGAGCAGTTCACCAGTCTGAGCGGGGCGACCGACGCGCGGGGGCGGCGGCTGCAGGTGATCCGGGTGGACGGCCCGGACACCGTGCGGTCGCGGGACTCCAAGTTCGTCGACTCCTACCTCAACTTCCATGTCGTCAACGGCGCTGTGATCGCCGCGCAGTTCGGCGACGTGGTCAAGGACGACGCGGCCAGGCGGGCCCTGGCGGCGGCGTTCCCGGGGCGGGAGGTCGTCCAACTCGACGTCGACCGCCTGATGGGCGGTGGCGGCGGGATCCACTGCTCCACGATGCACGAACCGCTGCCGTAG
- a CDS encoding agmatine deiminase family protein produces MPDFSLSRRTMLRSAAGIGALAFGAAACSADPEDDEPPAAAGSGVAQPPAQQAVPGRVFGAEWESHARTFMCWPASTGIWGDQLPDVRQDIAGLARAIGGYEPVVLFARPGQEDAAQRACGAGVEVVPLAVDDLWARDSISVFVADSGKPKGVDFNFSGWGNKQKEHGNDTKLAGAVLAKYGIDRITTPVVAEGGSFETDGQGTLMITESSVVNERRNPGRSRDQIEADLKVALGVTKVIWFAGVRDKDITDAHVDCLVRFAAPGIVLLDQPFPGAPDDVWSQAAAQAKEVLKSATDAKGNVLQVIELPQPDPDRITGRGDAFVSSYINFYVANKSLFLPRFGDADADSRAQGILRDHFPGRDIVPLKIDNIASGGGGIHCSTHDQPGTPAG; encoded by the coding sequence ATGCCCGATTTCTCCCTGTCCCGTCGAACGATGCTGCGCTCCGCGGCCGGTATCGGTGCGCTGGCGTTCGGCGCCGCCGCCTGCTCCGCCGACCCCGAGGACGACGAGCCACCGGCCGCCGCGGGCTCGGGCGTTGCGCAGCCGCCGGCCCAACAGGCCGTGCCCGGGCGGGTGTTCGGCGCCGAGTGGGAGAGCCACGCGCGCACCTTCATGTGCTGGCCGGCCTCCACCGGGATCTGGGGCGACCAACTGCCCGACGTCCGCCAGGACATCGCTGGTCTGGCGCGCGCGATCGGCGGCTACGAGCCCGTCGTCCTGTTCGCCCGGCCGGGGCAGGAGGACGCAGCGCAACGGGCCTGCGGCGCGGGCGTGGAGGTGGTCCCGCTGGCCGTCGACGACCTGTGGGCGCGCGACAGCATCTCGGTCTTCGTGGCCGACTCCGGCAAGCCGAAGGGCGTCGACTTCAACTTCAGCGGCTGGGGCAACAAGCAGAAGGAGCACGGCAACGACACCAAGCTCGCGGGCGCTGTTCTGGCCAAGTACGGCATCGACCGGATCACGACACCCGTGGTCGCCGAGGGCGGGTCGTTCGAGACGGACGGCCAGGGCACGCTGATGATCACCGAGAGCTCGGTGGTCAACGAGCGCCGCAACCCCGGCAGGAGCCGGGACCAGATCGAGGCCGACCTCAAGGTGGCGCTCGGTGTCACCAAGGTGATCTGGTTCGCCGGCGTCCGCGACAAGGACATCACCGACGCGCACGTCGACTGCCTGGTCCGGTTCGCCGCGCCCGGGATCGTGCTGCTGGACCAGCCATTCCCCGGTGCGCCCGACGACGTCTGGTCGCAGGCCGCCGCGCAGGCGAAGGAGGTGCTCAAGAGCGCCACCGACGCCAAGGGCAACGTGCTGCAGGTGATCGAGCTGCCGCAGCCGGACCCCGACCGGATCACCGGGCGCGGTGACGCCTTCGTCTCCTCGTACATCAACTTCTACGTCGCCAACAAGTCGCTGTTCCTCCCCCGGTTCGGCGACGCCGACGCGGACAGCCGGGCGCAGGGGATTCTGCGCGACCACTTCCCGGGACGCGACATCGTGCCGCTGAAGATCGACAACATCGCCTCCGGCGGTGGCGGGATCCACTGCTCGACGCACGACCAGCCCGGCACACCGGCCGGCTAG
- a CDS encoding urease subunit gamma — MRLTPTERDRLLIFTAAELARARRARGVRLNVPEATALIADTVCEAARDGRRLAEAIEAGRSVLSAEDVLPGVADVVTVIQVEAVFDDGTRLAVVNDPFRGGGSLGDGGPGAALPGDGAGYDPTEETVVLSVHNTSSVPISVTSHFHFFESNPRLAFDRSAAYGTRLAVPAGSSVRFDPGAVVEVGLVPIGGDRIAIGFAGLVDGPLDAPGAREAALAKARATGYLTSFDNPEAQERS, encoded by the coding sequence ATGCGACTCACCCCCACCGAACGGGATCGGCTGCTGATCTTCACAGCCGCCGAGCTGGCCCGCGCCCGCCGCGCCCGGGGCGTTCGACTCAACGTCCCCGAGGCCACCGCGCTGATCGCGGACACCGTCTGCGAGGCCGCCCGCGACGGGCGCCGCCTGGCCGAGGCCATCGAGGCCGGGCGCAGCGTGCTGAGCGCGGAGGATGTCCTGCCAGGGGTGGCGGATGTGGTGACCGTGATCCAGGTGGAGGCGGTCTTCGACGACGGCACCCGCCTTGCGGTGGTCAACGACCCGTTCCGGGGCGGCGGTTCGCTCGGCGACGGCGGCCCCGGCGCGGCGCTGCCCGGCGACGGCGCGGGCTACGACCCGACCGAGGAGACGGTGGTGCTGTCCGTGCACAACACCTCCTCGGTGCCAATCTCGGTCACCTCGCACTTCCACTTCTTCGAGTCCAACCCCCGGCTGGCCTTCGACCGTTCGGCCGCCTACGGCACCCGGCTGGCCGTCCCGGCCGGCTCCTCGGTGCGCTTCGACCCCGGCGCCGTGGTCGAGGTCGGGCTGGTGCCGATCGGCGGCGACCGCATCGCCATCGGCTTCGCCGGCCTGGTCGACGGCCCCCTCGACGCACCCGGCGCCCGCGAGGCCGCCCTCGCCAAGGCCCGTGCCACCGGCTACCTGACCAGCTTTGACAACCCTGAGGCCCAGGAGCGCTCATGA
- a CDS encoding urease subunit alpha: MSSSHSSYDYAGCHGRPGAAPAGSTDPHDYISVHGPRTGDRVRLGDSGLIVRVESDSQVPGEEFLAGFGKTARDGMALKAAAVRDTCDIVISNVLVIDAVQGIRKTSIGLIDGRIAAIGRAGNPDTLSGVDVVVGTGTTIVSGEGMIATAGSIDTHVHLLSPRIMEASLAAGVTTIIGQEFGPVWGVGVNSPWALRHAFNAFDAWPVNIGFLARGSSSDPAPLVEALAEGGASGFKVHEDMGAHTRALDTALRVAEQYDVQVALHTDGLNECLSVEDTLSVLEGRTIHAFHIEGCGGGHVPNVLKMAGVANVIGSSTNPTLPFGRDALAEHFGMIVSAHDLKLDLPGDAAMARDRIRAGTMAAEGVLHDLGVIGITSSDAQGMGRAGETVRRTFAMAGKMKAELGPLEGSFGTAESGDDNERVLRYIAKLTINPAIAHGLAHEVGSIEVGKLADIVLWWPEYFGAKPQLVLKGGFPAYGVTGDPNASTDRCEPLVLGPQFGAHGATAADISVAFVAQAAVDNGDQLPTRRRRVAVRGTRGIGPRDMLRNARTGQVDVNPRTGLVTLDGDPLHSAPAESVALSRLYFL, encoded by the coding sequence ATGAGCAGCAGCCACAGCAGTTACGACTACGCCGGTTGCCACGGCCGCCCGGGCGCCGCACCGGCAGGCAGCACCGACCCGCACGACTACATCTCGGTCCACGGTCCGCGCACCGGCGACCGGGTGCGGCTGGGCGACTCCGGCCTGATCGTCCGCGTGGAGTCCGACTCGCAGGTGCCGGGCGAGGAGTTCCTGGCCGGCTTCGGCAAGACCGCCCGCGACGGCATGGCCCTCAAAGCCGCCGCCGTCCGCGACACCTGCGACATCGTGATCAGCAACGTCCTGGTCATCGACGCCGTCCAGGGCATCCGCAAGACCTCCATCGGCCTGATCGACGGCCGGATCGCCGCGATCGGCCGCGCCGGCAACCCCGACACGCTCTCGGGCGTCGACGTGGTTGTCGGCACCGGCACCACCATCGTCTCCGGCGAAGGCATGATCGCCACCGCCGGCTCCATCGACACCCACGTCCACCTGCTCTCCCCCCGCATCATGGAAGCCTCCCTGGCCGCCGGCGTCACCACCATCATCGGCCAGGAATTCGGCCCCGTCTGGGGCGTCGGCGTCAACTCCCCCTGGGCACTACGGCATGCCTTCAACGCCTTCGACGCCTGGCCGGTCAACATCGGTTTCCTGGCCCGGGGTTCGTCCTCCGACCCGGCGCCCCTGGTGGAGGCGTTGGCGGAGGGCGGGGCCTCGGGCTTCAAGGTGCACGAGGACATGGGCGCGCACACCCGCGCCCTGGACACCGCGCTACGGGTGGCCGAGCAGTACGACGTCCAAGTCGCCCTGCACACCGACGGGTTGAACGAGTGCCTGTCGGTCGAGGACACCCTCTCCGTCCTGGAGGGCCGCACCATCCACGCCTTCCACATCGAGGGCTGCGGCGGCGGACACGTCCCCAACGTGCTCAAGATGGCCGGCGTCGCCAACGTCATCGGCTCCTCCACCAACCCCACCCTCCCCTTCGGCCGCGACGCCCTCGCCGAGCACTTCGGCATGATCGTCTCCGCCCACGACCTCAAACTCGACCTCCCCGGCGACGCGGCGATGGCCCGCGACCGCATCCGGGCTGGCACGATGGCCGCCGAAGGCGTCCTGCACGACCTCGGCGTCATCGGCATCACCTCCTCCGACGCCCAGGGCATGGGCCGAGCCGGCGAAACCGTCCGCCGCACCTTCGCCATGGCCGGCAAGATGAAAGCCGAACTCGGGCCGCTGGAAGGATCGTTCGGCACTGCGGAGAGCGGGGACGACAACGAGCGGGTGCTGCGCTACATCGCCAAGCTCACCATCAACCCCGCCATCGCCCACGGACTCGCCCACGAGGTCGGCTCCATCGAGGTCGGCAAGCTCGCCGACATCGTGCTGTGGTGGCCGGAGTACTTCGGTGCCAAACCGCAGCTGGTCCTCAAGGGCGGCTTCCCCGCCTACGGTGTCACCGGCGACCCCAACGCCTCCACCGACCGCTGCGAACCCCTGGTCCTCGGCCCGCAGTTCGGCGCCCACGGCGCTACGGCCGCCGACATCTCGGTCGCCTTCGTCGCCCAAGCCGCCGTCGACAACGGCGACCAGTTGCCCACCCGCCGCCGCCGCGTCGCGGTCCGGGGCACCCGCGGCATCGGCCCCCGCGACATGCTCCGCAACGCCCGCACCGGCCAGGTCGACGTCAACCCCCGCACGGGCCTGGTCACGCTCGACGGCGACCCCCTGCACTCCGCCCCGGCAGAGTCGGTGGCCCTCAGCCGCCTGTACTTCCTCTGA
- a CDS encoding TetR/AcrR family transcriptional regulator — protein sequence MSDRRTEILRAATRVIARHGVRGLRVAELAAEAGVSTSLIYYHFADRAGVLRQTLEFINDRADRYTAERDTGAGPLDPRTDLEQVLLLELQDTPEVRENSTAWGELRASAVFDPDLREELAMATHTWVHETADLLARAHPTGTAPAHAAAAERLTALLEGLSIRWLSGSLPLDHARRLLLDAIDVELQRP from the coding sequence GTGTCGGATCGTCGAACAGAAATACTCAGGGCAGCCACCCGCGTCATCGCGCGGCATGGCGTACGCGGGCTGCGCGTGGCCGAGTTGGCAGCCGAAGCGGGCGTCTCGACCTCGCTGATCTACTACCACTTCGCCGACCGGGCCGGCGTACTGCGCCAGACCCTGGAGTTCATCAACGACCGCGCCGACCGCTACACCGCGGAGCGGGACACCGGCGCGGGCCCCCTCGACCCGCGCACGGACCTGGAGCAGGTGCTGCTGCTGGAACTCCAGGACACCCCCGAGGTGCGTGAGAACAGCACCGCCTGGGGCGAGTTGAGAGCGAGCGCGGTCTTCGACCCGGACCTGCGCGAGGAGCTGGCGATGGCCACCCACACCTGGGTGCACGAAACCGCCGACCTCCTCGCCCGCGCCCACCCCACCGGCACCGCCCCCGCCCACGCGGCCGCCGCCGAACGCCTGACCGCCCTCCTGGAGGGCCTCAGCATCCGCTGGCTCAGCGGCTCCCTCCCCCTGGACCACGCCCGCCGCCTCCTCCTGGACGCGATCGACGTGGAACTCCAACGCCCTTGA